Below is a window of Candidatus Bathyarchaeota archaeon DNA.
GTTACTTGGGGTTCAATGATTTTAGGCGCTTATATAGCTGCTGCTTTCTTAATCAAGTTTTCTATCCCAATTTCAGGTTGGCTTGGAAGCTTCTTAACCAACATTGCTAGAACTAGTTTAGGAGTGGTTATAGCGCTTATATGGCTTTATAGCTGGAAAAAATTATATAACTTTTATTTTCAATGGAGCTTAAAAAAATTAAAGCGTTAACTCTTTTCTAACTCTAGAATTTTCTTTAAAATAACTTCTGTTGGATCCTCCATTATTGAAGTTAATTTTTCAGCTTTTTTTAAAGCTCTTTTTTTAGCATCTTCATCATTAATATAACTTAACGCTAATTCAACTATTATTTTAGGATTTAATGATCTTTGAATTAAATCTTGTTTTATTAAAAATTTCTCTATATAAGTTGGGTTTGATGGATAACATGAGATTGTTGGTGTTCCAAGTAAAGCTGATTCAGCGGTCATAGTTCCACCTGCACCTATGAAAACAGAGCTTAAAGCAATTAAGCTTGCTCCATCAATTACTTTATTAGCTATTTTAACTTTTTCTTTTTTAAACTCTTTTTTTAAGAACTTTATTTGTTCTTCATAACGTGGTAAAACAACTATTTGCGCATTTGTTTTATCAGTTAATAAATGAGCGGCTTTAACAGCTACGCTTCGTTTTAAATTTTTATTTAAAAGATAAGCAGCATAAGATTCTTCAACTCTAATAGTAATTATAGGCTTATCTTTTTTTAAATTAAGTTTTGCAAGAACATTTTCATCTATTTTAAAATTTTTTAACCAAGCGATCGGATCTAAAGCTTTATAAAAAATTATATCAGTTT
It encodes the following:
- a CDS encoding DUF354 domain-containing protein — translated: MRFWIDILTPKQALFFMNLCLKLEKEGHQVIKTTRQYREATQLLRVKGLKAKVVGKHGGKNIYEKLKASAERIIKLAALIKKLSPDAAISFSSVEASRVAFGLKIPHYCVSDSPHAEAVSKLTIPLSKKLFTPFVIPKKAWVKYGISKTDIIFYKALDPIAWLKNFKIDENVLAKLNLKKDKPIITIRVEESYAAYLLNKNLKRSVAVKAAHLLTDKTNAQIVVLPRYEEQIKFLKKEFKKEKVKIANKVIDGASLIALSSVFIGAGGTMTAESALLGTPTISCYPSNPTYIEKFLIKQDLIQRSLNPKIIVELALSYINDEDAKKRALKKAEKLTSIMEDPTEVILKKILELEKS